The proteins below are encoded in one region of Cucurbita pepo subsp. pepo cultivar mu-cu-16 chromosome LG10, ASM280686v2, whole genome shotgun sequence:
- the LOC111803717 gene encoding uncharacterized protein LOC111803717 — MVPAVVTALFPSLHVSGDPVQWLQLCSDLDHLKHFLITSHSSLFIAVCXCSFPFSSCFRRSCPVASALLRSRSPHALPHHFSLFSVNCSINLIGNRFHFICRAVTRSRNIKLVVGIVFSDSKDDINEDRKIALRKHVVFVKPNNATELMQSPFSCLEKMTYRNYFLHFVVYILKISSFVILICNILAQATERLLRTSKYIL; from the exons ATGGTTCCTGCTGTCGTTACTGCTCTTTTCCCTTCTCTTCATGTTTCTGGCGATCCTGTCCAGTGGCTTCAGCTCTGCTCCGATCTCGATCACCTCAAGCACTTCCTCATCACTTCTCACTCTTCTCTGTTCATTGCG GTATGCNACTGCTCTTTTCCCTTCTCTTCATGTTTCCGGCGATCCTGTCCAGTGGCTTCAGCTCTGCTCCGATCTCGATCACCTCACGCACTTCCTCATCACTTCTCACTCTTCTCTGTTAATTGCAGTATCAACTTAATCGGCAAtcgatttcattttatttgcaGAGCTGTGACTCGTTCCAGGAACATCAAATTAGTTGTTGGTATTGTCTTTTCCGATTCCAAAG ATGATATCAACGAGGATCGAAAGATTGCTTTACGCAAACACGTCGTCTTTGTTAAACCTAACAATGCTACGGAACTGATGCAATCCCCTTTTTCTTGCCTTGAAAAGATGACTTACAGAAATTACTTCTTGCATTTTGTTGTCTACATCTTGAAAATTAGCAGCTTCGTTATTCTTATTTGCAACATCCTTGCGCAGGCTACGGAACGCCTTCTCAGAACTAGCAAATACATACTATAA